The DNA region AGCGCCTGTGCATTATTACAAATCTTTATCCAACACGTAGTAGACGTGATCTTTGGGCAAATCGGACAACTCTCCCGCGACGTTATACCCGTTTTTCAAAAAGAACCCGACGTTCCAATCGTACACCTCTTCGACGATTAACTTGTGCGCGCCTTTTTCCTTG from Clostridia bacterium includes:
- a CDS encoding GNAT family N-acetyltransferase produces the protein MLKTFGAFYDIMTEEERRYLVSYLIKEVQIYPNDGVGTRLLTRFEKKAKEKGAHKLIVEEVYDWNVGFFLKNGYNVAGELSDLPKDHVYYVLDKDL